The bacterium genome includes the window GCTTTCATGGAATTATTGATTCGATAGGAAATAACAGAGGAGAGCGAAACGCTTAACGGATATCAAGCATTGTATTGTTTACCAATCAAGCCAGCGCCGCGCGGAGCGATCCTTCCAATTCGATTATTTCACGGATATTATTGAGAAACCAGGGGTCTATAAATGTGTAGCGGTGAATATCTTCTACCGTCATACCCATCTTGAAACCGTCACGTATGGCGAACATCCGTTGTGAATTGGGTACGCGGAGTTTATTGATAACTTCCTGACGATACGCTTCGACGGCCGTTTCATCTGACGCATCTGCCGGCGGATTGTCTTTACCATCTGCGCCAAGTCCAAATCGCCCGTTTTCGAGCGAACGCAAAGCTTTTTGTAATGACTCTTTAAAGTTACGGCCAATGGCCATCGCCTCACCGACCGATTTCATCTGCACATTGAGCGTTGTATTGGCGCCTTGAAATTTTTCGAAATCCCAACGCGGAATTTTGGTCACTACATAATCAATCGTCGGTTCAAACGATGCCGGGGTTTTTTTCGTAATATCGTTCGGTATCTCATCTAATGTGTATCCGATAGCAAGTTTGGCGGCGATTTTTGCAATCGGAAACCCTGTTGCTTTGGAGGCTAACGCCGAACTGCGCGACACACGCGGATTCATCTCGATCACGATCATGTCACCGTTAGCGGGATTAATAGCGAATTGAATATTGGAACCTCCGGTTTCAACACCGATTTTACGAATAATCTTCAATGCGGCATCGCGCATTTTCTGATATTCTTTATCCGTCAGTGTTTGCGCCGGTGCGACGGTGATCGAGTCGCCTGTGTGCACGCCCATCGGATCGAAATTTTCGATCGAACAAACAATGACGACGTTATCGTTTTTATCGCGCATTACTTCCAGTTCATATTCTTTCCACCCGATCACGGATTCTTCGACGAGCACTTCACTGATCGGACTCGCTGCCAACGCTTTGACGATGAGATCGTTATATTCGTCAATGTTATATGCTACAGCGCCGCCCGTTCCGCCCAGCGTAAAAGACGGTCTTAAAATAATCGGGTAATCAAATTCGGATACCGCTTCGTTGGCGTCCTGCACTGTACGAACAAATCGTCCTTTGGGTACGTGCAAGCCGATGCGTTCCATGGCTTCTTTAAAAAGTTCGCGATCTTCGGCTGTTTGAATGGAATCATACTTTGCGCCGATCATTTCGACATTATATTTTTCAAGCACGCCGGATTTGAAAAGCTCCACCGACGTATTGAGTGCCGTTTGGCCGCCCATAGTCGGTAACAAGGCATCCGGGCGCTCGCGCTCAATTATTTTTTCAACCATCGCCGGGGTAATCGGTTCGATATAAATACGATCCGCCGTTTCCGGATCGGTCATGATCGTGGCGGGATTACTGTTGATCAGAATTACACGGTAGCCTTCTTCTTTGAGGGCTCGGCAGGATTGAGTTCCGGAATAGTCAAATTCGCAAGACTGACCTATGACGATCGGCCCGCTACCAATGACTAAAATTGATTTGATGTCGGTACGTTTGGGCACAAAATATCCAAGAAATTTTGATATATGTTAAATCTTCGTAATTTATCAAAATTCCTTATTAATGCAAGACTGGCTTTCATTTGTGCAGCCTATAAAAAAACTCCCAAAATATCGTATTTTTTAACCTACGACATGTTAGGAGTTTAAACGAACTCGATGTAGTTGTTTAGATCTATTTAGCGTTAAAATACTTTAAAAAATTATAATCCGCCGGATTGCTGCGATCCATGGCGATTTGTATCCACGCCCCTTTTTTATTGGCGCCGTAATATTTAATCCAAGATGAAGCCAATCCGTTTTCATTAAGTCCTAACACTTCATCCACCTGATTTTTATTCACTCCGGCAAAACCCGTCCAAAAATCAGGCAACTGATATTTTTTTCCAAATTCGGTAGCAAACGACGGATATAAACCCTGAAAACTGCGGAGATCATTGGGACCATAAGCCACTCCGAAAATTTCTTCCGCCTTTAGGAAATTATATGTTTCAATACGCGGATCGAATACGGTAGGATTAAATCCAAAATTGATGACCGCACCGCCTTGATCAA containing:
- the carB gene encoding carbamoyl-phosphate synthase large subunit, producing MPKRTDIKSILVIGSGPIVIGQSCEFDYSGTQSCRALKEEGYRVILINSNPATIMTDPETADRIYIEPITPAMVEKIIERERPDALLPTMGGQTALNTSVELFKSGVLEKYNVEMIGAKYDSIQTAEDRELFKEAMERIGLHVPKGRFVRTVQDANEAVSEFDYPIILRPSFTLGGTGGAVAYNIDEYNDLIVKALAASPISEVLVEESVIGWKEYELEVMRDKNDNVVIVCSIENFDPMGVHTGDSITVAPAQTLTDKEYQKMRDAALKIIRKIGVETGGSNIQFAINPANGDMIVIEMNPRVSRSSALASKATGFPIAKIAAKLAIGYTLDEIPNDITKKTPASFEPTIDYVVTKIPRWDFEKFQGANTTLNVQMKSVGEAMAIGRNFKESLQKALRSLENGRFGLGADGKDNPPADASDETAVEAYRQEVINKLRVPNSQRMFAIRDGFKMGMTVEDIHRYTFIDPWFLNNIREIIELEGSLRAALA